From a region of the Triticum aestivum cultivar Chinese Spring chromosome 7D, IWGSC CS RefSeq v2.1, whole genome shotgun sequence genome:
- the LOC123163902 gene encoding uncharacterized protein, with translation MSMSDAGGGGGVLYKRIPPPPEPQEEGPRLPTSPSYECYAEEYWSMADYVPAGHGHGHGHRQRLSDDYNDYNVPTYNIGGDNSAFDAMYEDEDRGLTAADLERQTNEFITAALDHYNSQDQNQLRSQV, from the exons ATGTCCATGTCtgatgctggcggcggcggcggtgtgctGTACAAGAGGATCCCTCCTCCTCCGGAACCCCAGGAGGAGGGTCCTCGTCTCCCTACCTCGCCTTCGTACGAATGCTACGCAGAAGA GTATTGGAGCATGGCTGACTACGTTCCCGctggccacggccacggccacggccaccgccAACGCCTCTCCGATGATTACAATGATTATAATGTTCCCACTTACAATATCGGTGGCGACAACTCGGCCTTTGATGCCATGTACGAGGACGAGGACCGCGGTCTCACCGCGGCGGACCTCGAGCGCCAGACAAACGAGTTCATTACCGCCGCGCTTGACCACTACAACAGCCAAGACCAGAACCAGTTACGTA GTCAAGTATGA